TATTGATGCTTAGCAGCTCAAGACATTTTCATTCCAACTAAGAGTGGCCCCTTGTGAAGGGATCTAATCCTACAAATATGATTGCCGTATGGCCTTACTAAAGGAAACTAGAAATAGTAATCATCATTGTTTACCTCAAGATTACTCAAAAAGGGGGAAAAACAGTGTATACACAACTGATCATTGCATGTCTTTACAATTGTTTTGGCAATTACTAAAACTAATAATGACTTTTGGTTTCCTTTTTATGCAGGTGCACAGACTGCCTGGGACATGCTCCATGAGGAGGAGTCGTTAAAATGCATTACCACATCCTGTGTAGATTTAGATGATATCCTGGGTGGAGGAATAAAGTGTAAAGAAGTTACTGAAATTGGTTAGTCATTTTTTCCCTTGTCGACCAATTGATCATATGTTATTGCTGTCAGCTCATTCAATTTGTACACTTTCTTTAGGTGGAGTACCAGGCATCGGTAAAACACAGCTGGGGTATGGTGTTCGTAATTCATCCATATTGAGTTGGGTTTTCTTTTagcattaaaatatattttaatttacagGATTCAACTCGCAGTCAATGTTCAAATTCCAGTTTATTATGGTGGCTTAGGTGGAAAAGCAATTTACATAGGTAATGTTTATAACTTATGACTGCTCCTCATGCTTTGACACTGTTCTACCATTACACTCATCAGCTTAAAGCATTATGCTTGTTGATGCTTAGACACGGAAGGCAGCTTTATGTTGGAGCGTGCTTTACAAATTGCCAAAGCATGTATAGAGGACATGTCAGGAAATAGTGATTTTCTTCAGAAGGATTTTCAATCTTGCCAAGTTAAAGCGCAGCCCAAGGATTTCCTACAAAACATATTCTATTTCCGCGTCTGCAGTTACACTGAGCAAATTGCCATGATAAATTACTTAGACAAGTTCATCTCAGAGCATAAAGATGTAGGTACCATTATATTTTGATGGTTTGTATTATATACCAACTAACATCTTTGCTGATGATTCATATTTGCCTGGTTTATTTCTTTCTCCAATGAAAATTTCAATGCATGGGCCAGCAactgcttttgtttttttatgcttGGTGGTGAAAACCGCAGCTTGTGGATGGATACCTGAAATGCAGTCATCACAAATACAGAGAGTAACACCAACTGCTTTTCTTGGTTGTAGGCCCAACTCCATTTTGCTCACCTTCACACTCAAATTGTACATGGAAAGCTATGGTTTTGTTATCTGTCTTTCTTTTTCTGTGGTCCTGGTCCCAAAATAAATGAAGCTTCTTTTAACATAATACTTTGCACACATTATACCGTGTTTTAATGGCTTGTTTTTGAATTAACGAAAGCTGGTTCTCTTATTCATTGGGTTATTGCTACATATATTGtaaaatttcaaaagatataTCGACTATGGTGGTAGTATTTCATTATCCAAATGTTTGCACAGGTTAATGTTGTAATCATCGATAGTGTTACTTTCCACTTCCGCCAAGATTTTGATGACTTAGCCCTCAGGACTCGACTACTTAGTGGAATGGCCTTAAAATTGATGAAACTTGCAAAGAAGTTCAGTTTGGCGGTAAGAATCTATTTGATCTTTTTGTAGAATTTTAAACTCGTGAGTTCTAAACAGACTTTATCCATGCTGGTGTAAGTTGGTGCAATTGTGACCTGTAAAGTAACTATTGATTTTCTTAAGGGTTTGTCATCCAATCATTTGTGATATATCGACACCAGTTAgttcaaacaagttcttggaaacAGTTGGTCTTGCTAGAGTTTATGGAAGTTGGGCATGGTTGGCAATTTTGTGCCAGTTTGTGGAGTGTTTTACCTATGTTATTCGCGTTTGcagccattttttttatatcaaatttatgTATTACATTCCGATTCTTAAGGGTTGTGTTAGTAATTTGGTTACTCCTTTCTGGGATAGAATGGTGATAGAATCTATTGATTGTGTTCCCCCTTGAAATTATGTTTTGTAGTTGTGATAAAACCATTGAACAATAATCATTTGTATGTtgactattttcattttatcccttaaaatttcatctctGTTAGCTTGGTATCTTTGTGTTTGTGAATAATTATGTACTGGTTTCTATGATTTATTTTCAGTTCAACAGCTTCTAGTTACCTGTGATGATTTTCATggtctcttttatttatttattttgcatttcACAGTTCCTTTGTTTTAATGTTTTCTGGCACCCCTTCCCTCTCTCCCTTCAGGTTGTTCTATTGAATCAGGTGACCACTAAGCATACAGAAGGTTCATTCCAGTTGACTCTTGCTCTAGGTAATTTTCCATCTTTACTGACTCTTCCCTGCCATATTTTCATTGTCTTTTTTGTCCTCGATGACATAGTCAATGAGTCATGTGGCTTTTTTAAGTTTCCAGTTTTACATGATGTGCAGGTGATAGTTGGTCACACTCCTGCACAAACAGGGTCATTTTGTATTGGAATGGCGATGAACGATATGCATATATTGACAAGTCACCCTCTCTTCGGTCAGCATCAGCGCCATATTCTGTGACTGGTAAAGGGATAAGGACTGCTACTTCAAAATgtaaaagaatcaaaataatGTAAGTTTTGATAGGATGAGAAATGTTCAGACAAGTTTTGTCTTTGTTTGGAGGATAGGACAAACCAAAACGATGTGTCTCTCTCCACTTGCTACCTACTGCTCAAGCCCTTGAAAATTGAAACTATGCCGTTTTGAGATAAATGTTGGAACATGAGTTTTACCCGGTTACTTCCAAGCTTTTTCATCTTTATTGGTGTATTTTCTGGTGGTGAAGAATCGATGGGATGGTCTCCCATTTTTTATCGTCACTTCTGTTTGAAATCTTTGAGAATATCCTTAATGGTACCATTGCATGACATTTGGGCTACTCAACTAAGGCATGCTGTTGTCCAAATCCCTAGGGTCTgggggatttttttatttttcctcagtGGGTCTATCTGTTCTCTTTTCCTTCTATCTTACAATGTAAATTAATCTCTGAATATGATGGTCATGAACAAGAGTAGAAGACCTGTGATTGATTAGATAATTATTCTTGGCCTCATATCTGCTGAATCAGAGAATTGCAACTATGTCTCTAAATATCAGTTCACCAGGCCTTAGAAAATGATATTCCCTTCTTGACAAAAATAATGGTCTGTGGGCCTTATGCCAGCTCCATTATCATGATGCTCTCAACTTGTTTTTTGGTCCCCATTACATTTCCACAGAACTCTCAACAGCACGTTTAAAAGTTTCTATGATTTTAacaatttatgaatttaatttttaatataaggaATGGGTCTCATTGTTTATTGTGCCAAGCATCCTAAGATATTATCAATGTTTTAAGAACCGGACCGGTCCGACCGTCGGCCAATCACGATTCCAGTCCGGTCCGGTCAATTGGACCGGATTTAGATTGAACTGGGGTCAGATCGCTTGAACCAGCGGTCCAACCGATGAATTGGACGAACTGATTAGTtcaattgaattgaatttttttttttttaaatagcatCAAAACAACGCCGTTTTGGAATGTATATAACTATAAGCCTGCAACTCCAAACCCTCCCTCCTCTCCCTGTAGCAATTGTCGGCCTGCCACTTTGCCCACCATCGACCCGTTGTAGCCTGCGACACCTAGACAGCTCCTGTTGAGGTTGGAAACCTCCCCGCCCCCCTCTCCCTCTCATGGTACCCCCCACCCCCCCTCAACCCGGCAagctttctttcattctttcatttcaaTTGTTCTATTATTTCTGTTGGACATCATTAATTGGAGTAAATCCCTAACTTGAAATCAAATAATGGTTTGGGTTACCAGCTTATTGatagatagaatttattattttttaaaatttttaataatatataaaataataaaatatatttatgacgtcaccggttctaCCGCGATTCGACCGCTAGtccgattctgaaaacattggatATTATGCTTCTAATTTgtctatataattatataaattgaacatGAGGAACCAAAGGTGCCTGATGTTGTTCAACAGCTCCCCATGCCACAATTATATGCTGCAACAGGTACTGAATATTTTCTCTTGTCTTGTCTTTCTGGAACATGATAGCCTGTACTAATTATTGAATGCTGTTTGGTGCTGTCTTTGTACACCTCCCTTTAAAATTaccaataagaaaaaatattgttcTACTGTAAAAATTGTGAGAAACATGTGTTCTTTCTGGCGATACATAGGGTTGTAGAAAACCTGTTAAATGCCATGCTTACTGCTAGGTCAAGCTTTATAACTAGTCTGCAAACTTTCAAGGTTTTCCTTAATCTTATGCCTGATAAATCCTTTTAGGCTgtgtttggtttcaaaaaaattgagagaaaatacagggaaagaaaatagaacagAAAAGTAAGGacgaaggaaaataaaaaatagattaaaacttaataaattaattttatttgttatttcaaatttattttaactcatcaatataaagattaaataatttaaaaatatacaaatttttaactaatttgaattatatttgatttttttataatattttatataacaaCTAAATATAAGacaattattttcctttttcaaaaccagttttcaaaaaatagttttcaaaaacagtccTTTATCGagttatagaataaaagttttgttaatttataatgtcatgaattaatttttttgtattttcaaatatttcttaaaaatactttttttttatctatattattttatattcaatcatttttcatatttgtatgtttattttttaaaaaataccaaaaaatagaaattagtaaaaacaattaaaatatgttttcaaaaaagatcctattcaaaataattctcaaaaacacattttggGAACAGTTGATctccaaacatgtttttcacGTTTTTTGATTCTGAAAACAGTGTTCTTAGGGACCCGTCTCTTGgtctcttattattatttttttcttttgcttcaaAAGTTCATGGGAACCTTTTCAGATTTTAGGGAAAGTTACATGTGGAACCAATCTTTGTTTAGAGATGACATTTCATAATCGTTACCACATAGTTTTTCCCATAGGATTCACaactattattaataattatttttaaaaacaatccttaacaactattttttttaaaccgtTTCAGAAAACTTTTCCAAACAGGTCCTAGCTTTGAATGCAAATCAGAAAAAAGTGACTTAAAAGAAACACTTTTCAATTGGCATAATTTTgcaattccttaaaaaaatttcaaaccctGGGCAAGTGCTTTCAAATCATATGAAATCCGTCTGAAGTCtgactttattttaaaaatactttttggaagaagtgttttttaaaagtgattgtGAGAGATTCATATATATCAAgtatcttttaataaaaaattgtacttcaaatttttacagatatctttaaaatttcataaaaaattgttttttatttttaaagtattgtGAAACCGATTCTAACTGGACTCCAACTCCGCTGCAGACATTTAAGAACTCATCTCATTTTTATGCATGTGTATATATTAGGCGGAGAAGAATGGAATCTGAGATTTGGGTGAGGCTGGTTTTGGAGTTGTCTGCAATGCTGAGGTGGAGGTGTGTGTTGAAAACGAAAAGCCAAGGGAAATGGcattaaaaaagtaaatagGTTTTGTTGTTGAGGTGGATAGattatcatattaatattaaacGACAACGACAATGAGTCATGTACGTCAGATGGGCGGCCGCTATAACAACTAATTAATTGGGTAAAACATGGGGGATGAGTAGAGAGGGTTGAAATTCTGGAATGACATAAGCGATAAGCctccaaacatttttttttagctaaCTTTTGGAGTCAATTGTTTTGAACAAATCTTCAACTCAAAGGCTTGGCCTTTTGAGTCCTTGACCATGCCACCAACAACAAACTCTCGTCTCGTTTCTCTTCCACCAACCCACCACCCCACCACCTTTGCTTTTCCAATCCTCCGACTCCATTTGGGTTCATCTAAATATGCaccaacataaaaataaaaatataaactcttAATATggtccgctttggacccaaagaaTTAAGAggagtttatatttatatagcgattcgatatgagatatcataaaTACCCTTCATATGGACACAACGTGTTCCAAAGGATTACGAGATCAAACAGACGAATACCCCTAAGATTGACAAACCTGACCCTCACATCGAGGTCGAAAATCgattttgatatcatttgtaataaCTCGCTCTCAATTATATCTACTTTGGACCCAAAAGAGCTTTAatgactttaaa
The sequence above is drawn from the Vitis riparia cultivar Riparia Gloire de Montpellier isolate 1030 chromosome 15, EGFV_Vit.rip_1.0, whole genome shotgun sequence genome and encodes:
- the LOC117931756 gene encoding DNA repair protein RAD51 homolog 3 — encoded protein: MELARLPISASQRGKLISAGYTSLSSLSSLSPSTLAQDLKISDNEALEILRVVSQGSRLDKPDGSHAIVNGAQTAWDMLHEEESLKCITTSCVDLDDILGGGIKCKEVTEIGGVPGIGKTQLGIQLAVNVQIPVYYGGLGGKAIYIDTEGSFMLERALQIAKACIEDMSGNSDFLQKDFQSCQVKAQPKDFLQNIFYFRVCSYTEQIAMINYLDKFISEHKDVNVVIIDSVTFHFRQDFDDLALRTRLLSGMALKLMKLAKKFSLAVVLLNQVTTKHTEGSFQLTLALGDSWSHSCTNRVILYWNGDERYAYIDKSPSLRSASAPYSVTGKGIRTATSKCKRIKIM